From Acetobacter sp.:
TTCGCCCTCATTGTGGTCAGCTTCAGCCTCAGCGCGCGTTTCTTCGCCGGGTGGGGCGCAACGGCGGCCTCGATCCTTGCCGTCATGCTGGTCTATCCGGTTGTCTGGTATTCCCTGCATCGCTGGATTCTGCACGGACAGTGGCTCTACAAGTCCCGCTGGACCGCTTCCCTGTGGAAGCGCATCCATTTCGACCATCATCAGGACCCGCATCTACTGGACGTCCTGTTCGGCGCGCCTGCCACGACTCTGCCCACCATCGGCGCTGTGACGATTCCCGTCGGCTGGCTGATCGGCGGCTGGGGGGCTTCGGCAGCCGCTTTTGGCGCGGGTGTGGCGATCACTTGTATTTACGAATTCTTTCACTGCATCCAGCACCTGAACTACAAGCCGAAGGCGGCATGGAT
This genomic window contains:
- a CDS encoding sterol desaturase family protein codes for the protein MSGTLRNPTIRSGRSFDLGKMNLRQLWIAYLTYPTILLYFALIVVSFSLSARFFAGWGATAASILAVMLVYPVVWYSLHRWILHGQWLYKSRWTASLWKRIHFDHHQDPHLLDVLFGAPATTLPTIGAVTIPVGWLIGGWGASAAAFGAGVAITCIYEFFHCIQHLNYKPKAAWIQRMKAWHVLHHFHDEDGNFGITSYVVDRAFGSFYEEARARPRSPSVFNLGYNLEQAKRYPWVMKLTGSPPRDRPDGARPSSRAESRDAA